Proteins encoded together in one Gemmatimonadota bacterium DH-78 window:
- a CDS encoding transglutaminase-like domain-containing protein, with product MTTRLRGRLIGGVVLAAWVAVLAQHVRREYFAPELEQLAAAAMALNPGTRFYSLTMGGRSVGLATSALDTVPDGFRLDDYMSLELPALGQTGTAVARTRVDLDPSLRMRGFSFSLESDVGRFEAAGSVRGDTLLEVAITSQGSRQSISYRMAESPVFSAVVPIRVAMGGHLEVGESVRMPVFDPSTLASRTVEVRVLEHDTLVVPDSVSMDAGGRWAPASFDTVPAWKIAEVFGGVSVESWVDEDGRVLRAESPLGFAMETTEYELSTQALADARSSGTTAVDEDVILATAIQSNVDLSDAESYEELRFVLSGVDLSGFDLDGGRQTLRGDTLIVRRENPRALDPGFGLPYPRMDLREALQPEPLIQSDDPRVIEMAEQLTVRRASWSPDPRRVAQELTSGVYNMLEKTITFSVPSAVQVLESRQGDCNEHTVLFVALARALGLPARTAVGLVFVNGAFFYHAWPEVWLGEWTAVDPTFGQYPADASHIRFIVGGLAQQVELVRLIGRLDIEVVENSRAD from the coding sequence ATGACGACCCGTCTGCGGGGCCGCCTGATCGGCGGGGTGGTGCTGGCGGCCTGGGTGGCGGTGCTCGCGCAGCACGTGCGTCGCGAGTACTTCGCCCCCGAGCTCGAGCAGCTCGCCGCCGCGGCGATGGCGCTCAACCCGGGTACCCGTTTCTACTCGCTCACGATGGGCGGCCGCTCGGTAGGGCTCGCCACCTCGGCCCTCGACACGGTGCCCGACGGCTTCCGGCTCGACGACTACATGTCGCTCGAGCTGCCGGCGCTCGGGCAGACCGGCACGGCGGTGGCCCGCACGCGGGTGGATCTCGATCCGTCGCTGCGCATGCGCGGCTTCTCGTTCAGCCTCGAGTCCGACGTGGGCCGTTTCGAGGCCGCGGGCTCCGTGCGCGGCGACACCCTGCTCGAGGTCGCCATCACCTCGCAGGGCAGCCGGCAGTCGATCAGCTACCGGATGGCCGAATCGCCGGTGTTCTCCGCGGTCGTGCCCATACGGGTAGCCATGGGCGGCCACCTGGAGGTGGGCGAGAGCGTCCGGATGCCGGTGTTCGACCCCTCCACCCTCGCCTCACGCACCGTCGAGGTGCGGGTGCTGGAGCACGACACCCTCGTGGTGCCCGACAGCGTGTCGATGGACGCGGGCGGCAGGTGGGCGCCCGCGAGCTTCGACACCGTGCCGGCCTGGAAGATCGCCGAGGTGTTCGGCGGGGTGTCGGTCGAGAGCTGGGTGGACGAAGACGGTCGCGTGCTCCGCGCGGAGTCGCCCCTCGGCTTCGCCATGGAGACCACCGAGTACGAGCTGTCGACGCAGGCCCTCGCCGATGCCCGGTCGAGCGGGACGACCGCCGTGGACGAAGACGTGATCCTGGCGACCGCCATTCAGAGCAACGTCGATCTCTCCGACGCGGAGTCCTACGAAGAACTCCGCTTCGTGCTCTCCGGGGTGGATCTGTCGGGCTTCGACCTCGACGGGGGCCGCCAGACGCTGCGGGGCGACACCCTGATCGTGCGGCGCGAGAACCCGCGTGCTCTCGATCCCGGCTTCGGTCTGCCCTATCCGCGCATGGATCTGCGCGAGGCGCTTCAGCCGGAGCCGCTGATCCAGAGCGACGATCCGCGGGTGATCGAGATGGCCGAGCAGCTCACCGTGCGACGGGCATCGTGGTCACCCGATCCGCGTCGGGTGGCGCAGGAGCTCACGAGCGGCGTGTACAACATGCTCGAGAAGACGATCACCTTCTCCGTGCCCTCGGCGGTGCAGGTGCTGGAGAGCCGGCAGGGCGACTGCAACGAGCACACGGTGCTCTTCGTGGCCCTCGCCCGCGCCCTCGGGCTTCCCGCCCGCACCGCGGTCGGGCTCGTGTTCGTGAACGGCGCCTTCTTCTACCACGCCTGGCCGGAAGTCTGGCTCGGGGAGTGGACCGCCGTGGATCCCACCTTCGGCCAGTACCCGGCCGATGCATCGCACATCCGTTTCATCGTGGGTGGCCTCGCGCAGCAGGTCGAGCTGGTGCGCCTGATCGGTCGCCTGGACATCGAGGTGGTGGAGAACTCCCGTGCCGACTGA